From a region of the Rouxiella sp. S1S-2 genome:
- a CDS encoding DUF1471 domain-containing protein: MKILPIFAAALITTASFSALAASEISAAQVQTNNYQSLGVVDVRQDNTADMSLKAAVNEKASQEGATHYRIIGVSTPGDSSLSRASVELYR; encoded by the coding sequence ATGAAAATCTTACCTATTTTTGCAGCAGCTCTGATTACTACCGCATCATTCTCAGCCTTGGCCGCGAGCGAAATCAGTGCAGCTCAGGTACAAACCAATAATTATCAATCACTCGGCGTCGTTGATGTTCGTCAGGACAACACCGCAGATATGAGCCTGAAAGCTGCAGTGAATGAAAAAGCCAGCCAAGAGGGCGCAACGCACTACCGCATTATCGGCGTGAGCACTCCAGGCGATTCAAGCCTGTCCCGCGCCAGCGTTGAGCTTTATCGTTAA